In one Thermodesulfobium acidiphilum genomic region, the following are encoded:
- a CDS encoding 3-isopropylmalate dehydratase small subunit has product MILEGAARIFGNNIDTDLIIAARYLTETNEVELGKNLFKDLRPNFVNEMNKGDIIVAGNNFGCGSSREHAPLAIKGAGISAVIANSFARIFFRNAINVGLPIFVTSENLNSIEEGDKLSINASEGILLNKTKNKTYKFDPYPEFLLNLVQIGGLFNFTKNRLKEVQKNV; this is encoded by the coding sequence ATGATTTTAGAAGGCGCTGCAAGAATTTTTGGCAATAATATAGATACCGATCTTATAATAGCAGCAAGATATCTAACAGAAACCAATGAAGTTGAACTTGGCAAAAATCTTTTCAAAGATTTAAGACCAAATTTTGTAAACGAGATGAATAAAGGAGACATAATAGTTGCAGGAAATAATTTTGGTTGCGGCTCATCACGAGAACATGCTCCTTTAGCCATAAAGGGCGCAGGAATTAGTGCAGTTATTGCAAATTCCTTCGCAAGAATTTTTTTTAGAAATGCTATTAATGTTGGTTTACCAATTTTCGTAACAAGTGAGAATTTGAATTCAATCGAAGAAGGAGATAAATTATCTATAAACGCTTCAGAAGGGATACTCTTAAATAAGACAAAAAACAAGACATATAAATTCGACCCATATCCAGAATTTTTATTAAATCTCGTTCAAATAGGTGGTCTC